One segment of Cydia amplana chromosome 16, ilCydAmpl1.1, whole genome shotgun sequence DNA contains the following:
- the LOC134655369 gene encoding bromodomain-containing protein 4B, whose translation MRLIFWVTALAVLSLTNAKNSTTKAKPKRQLDNIRTPQNLQYSLVLPHSRVASFRSLTSSRRISHGVPRAGKLPPYAVQMEPVVQYSQKDPLYDPTLDNFDDTVVNQNEIYAQPKILNIHDQSAESYGPPFGSLPTAPLYSQGGHPHYYEAPEPIIEIIIKESNESLPAPPPQPIAKKKKEPVQVFYVKYSKDPHSKDKVVYEKPVPAITPPTNHQDENEHHEDYVTVTPEPFYGPRETTTLRAIIKPESEQYHSDSSVKVTFGNEGHGHHYSDRRESSSQTEDHEETAPRPAIAYPQQQPIHPPLERSATPKPQFHEPALRPQSHSGPTPQTYRPTQHAQSRIQFKQPNIPNEQQLPRQGPSVSPFRTQTLVPRPNPLGPSPSASPIGSFSSSGPGLFFANNGPGPITHFSNGPSVPGPVGPTFPPTFSRPSNNPPSFHSRQNPPFSSRPHYNGPPRGPPAFHSGPQRPFHQGPAQSFFDEPKYLQENYHTITTEQIDQSKDQLAPNRQPNFNFIPKPSPSPTPSHFQEHLSRPQHIPTSQQIPQQRPPQQFLDSHSKPSFAASPSRSPFFNLKPSPPQIEDNRPPFHQFSSVQNQPQQPPFSFHQGPQSQPRPTPPSPTQQSIRNQHSFPGPSPIPHTQFLPQPSSPPLFNFHAQPSPAPEQQNQFHHISPSERPHFAQPQGPSERPFLGSQSSFHDQANLQHQQNVGQFVPNGGELVAAIPKYEQHITVTGPTTDYSSLSGSNQPTPAASHNAERQYKEQQQRQQQLEHNQQQQIRQQQQQYQQQQQDQQRLQHQQQQYQQQQQQHQRQQQQQREQEQQQQQQQREQEHQQQQQYDAEQEQVRLQLAQNVKKQQEEIQRLQSQLLQAQQHQPQQQYQLTQPRNNYNQQQFESSSPKYQFSNDRQQQPTFSSSTPSPAYYQSTSRTVEIKPTTQKYVSSTLNSISTTPEAKKEEKKNKRPAVELPDEVPDDLRQQLLSSGILDNADISILDYDKVGETPLESLPPDQLANFFSAGGGQQIAASENRPIVVKPNGDFLQSRIDDEEEDDQEIAASENVPSYVAPPPSQKQAVEMKVVHFDPKSDKGQNIAKEYVKEDATQLEPVALNDKKYNRYLPLKVSGNQFPLPDILKGRKVTSVVVLAPVETEALNGDHSRAERATSTSLKGIKFVAGDSLYDLLKRPSKENFEKWLDTEKKTESDLQSVILLVLGNDTAPEEKEIFMYDVSSGNVNKLSGELSNAFVEAAENNSLSKDIEKLAIEGEGTPENFDKESDDKISEGSENVPLLVDLSGLSLDQENSNQVSISSGYSKTKLGRSLRRHS comes from the exons ATTCCCAAAAGGACCCTCTTTATGATCCCACTCTTGATAACTTTGATGATACTGTAGTCAACCAGAATGAAATCTACGCTCAGCCTAAGATCTTGAACATTCACGACCAATCAGCTGAAAGTTACGGCCCTCCGTTTGGATCGCTCCCGACAGCGCCATTGTACAGCCAAGGAGGTCACCCCCACTATTACGAAGCTCCAGAGCCTAttattgaaattattattaaagaaTCAAACGAATCTTTACCCGCACCACCACCTCAGCCGATTGCGAAAAAGAAGAAGGAACCGGTTCAAGTATTCTATGTAAAATACAGCAAGGATCCGCATTCTAAGGACAAGGTTGTATATGAAAAGCCGGTTCCCGCGATCACTCCCCCTACCAACCACCAAGATGAAAATGAACACCATGAAGACTATGTCACAGTGACTCCTGAGCCATTTTACGGTCCTCGTGAAACAACAACATTAAGAGCTATCATTAAACCCGAGTCTGAACAATATCACAGTGATAGCAGCGTTAAAGTGACTTTTGGAAATGAAGGTCACGGCCACCATTACAGTGACAGGCGTGAAAGTAGTTCTCAAACGGAGGATCACGAAGAAACTGCCCCACGACCGGCCATAGCGTATCCTCAACAACAACCAATCCATCCACCATTAGAGCGTTCAGCTACACCAAAACCTCAATTTCATGAACCTGCTTTAAGACCCCAGAGTCATTCAGGTCCTACTCCGCAGACATACCGCCCTACCCAACATGCGCAGAGTCGTATTCAATTCAAACAACCTAATATTCCCAACGAGCAGCAACTCCCACGACAAGGTCCTTCTGTTTCTCCATTCCGAACACAAACACTCGTTCCTCGTCCGAATCCATTGGGTCCTTCTCCATCAGCTAGTCCGATTGGTTCTTTCTCAAGCAGCGGCCCGGGACTTTTCTTTGCGAATAATGGCCCTGGACCTATTACTCACTTCAGTAATGGTCCTAGTGTACCAGGACCTGTTGGCCCTACCTTCCCTCCTACGTTCTCTCGGCCGTCTAACAATCCACCATCATTCCATTCTCGTCAGAATCCACCATTTTCATCTAGGCCGCATTACAATGGACCTCCAAGAGGCCCCCCTGCCTTCCATTCTGGTCCGCAGCGACCATTCCATCAGGGTCCAGCTCAGTCATTCTTTGACGAACCCAAATACTTGCAAGAAAATTATCACACCATAACAACTGAGCAGATCGATCAGTCAAAAGATCAATTGGCGCCAAATAGGCAACCTAACTTTAACTTCATTCCCAAACCTAGCCCAAGCCCTACGCCTTCCCATTTCCAAGAACATCTGTCGCGACCTCAGCATATCCCAACCAGCCAACAAATACCCCAGCAGAGACCACCTCAACAGTTCTTAGATTCTCACAGTAAGCCCTCCTTTGCTGCATCTCCCAGCAGATCTCCTTTCTTCAACCTTAAGCCATCGCCTCCACAGATTGAAGATAATCGTCCTCCTTTCCATCAGTTCTCTTCGGTACAAAATCAACCACAGCAGCCTCCTTTCAGTTTCCATCAAGGACCTCAATCTCAGCCTAGACCTACTCCTCCATCACCAACTCAGCAAAGCATTCGCAACCAGCACTCCTTCCCTGGACCTTCTCCCATCCCTCATACACAGTTCCTTCCTCAACCTTCATCCCCTCCGCTATTCAACTTCCACGCGCAACCATCTCCGGCACCAGAGCAACAAAACCAATTCCATCATATATCACCTTCCGAGAGACCACATTTCGCTCAACCGCAAGGTCCAAGTGAAAGACCATTCTTGGGTAGCCAGTCTAGTTTCCATGACCAGGCCAATCTTCAACATCAACagaatgttggtcagtttgtacCCAACGGTGGGGAGTTAGTTGCCGCTATACCCAAATATGAGCAACATATTACAGTAACAGGACCTACAACTGATTACAGTAGTCTAAGCGGATCTAATCAACCTACACCTGCAGCCAGTCATAACGCAGAACGACAATATAAAGAACAACAACAAAGACAACAGCAACTGGAACATAATCAGCAGCAACAGATTAGACAGCAACAACAACAGTATCAGCAGCAACAACAAGATCAACAACGTCTCCAACATCAACAACAACAATATCAGCAACAGCAACAACAGCATCAACGTCAGCAGCAACAACAGCGAGAGCAGGAGCAGCAACAGCAGCAACAACAGCGAGAGCAGGAGCACCAACAACAGCAACAATATGATGCTGAGCAAGAACAAGTCAGGTTGCAATTAGCTCAAAACGTCAAAAAACAACAAGAGGAAATTCAACGACTCCAATCTCAATTATTGCAAGCTCAGCAACATCAGCCACAGCAACAGTATCAACTAACTCAACCTCGTAACAACTACAATCAACAACAATTCGAAAGCTCATCACCTAAGTACCAGTTCTCGAATGACAGGCAACAGCAACCTACGTTCTCCTCTAGCACCCCATCTCCCGCCTATTACCAATCAACCTCCAGAACTGTCGAAATCAAGCCAACCACTCAGAAGTATGTCTCGTCAACATTAAACTCGATAAGCACTACTCCAGAGGCGAAGAAGGAAGAGAAGAAAAACAAAAGGCCTGCCGTAGAACTTCCCGACGAAGTTCCGGATGACCTTCGCCAACAATTGCTCTCATCGGGTATCTTAGACAACGCTGACATTAGCATTTTAGATTATGACAAGGTTGGAGAGACTCCTTTGGAATCTTTGCCTCCAGATCAGCTAGCCAACTTTTTCAGCGCTGGTGGTGGACAACAAATTGCCGCTAGTGAAAATAGACCGATAGTAGTAAAACCTAACGGGGATTTCCTTCAATCAAGAATTGATGATGAAGAAGAGGATGACCAGGAAATTGCTGCATCAGAAAATGTGCCCAGCTATGTAGCGCCACCGCCGTCACAAAAACAAGCTGTGGAAATGAAAGTAGTCCATTTCGATCCTAAAAGCGACAAGGGCCAGAATATTGCGAAAGAGTATGTCAAAGAAGATGCTACACAATTAGAGCCTGTGGCCCTGAACGATAAGAAATATAACAGGTACTTGCCACTGAAAGTGAGTGGTAACCAATTTCCTCTGCCTGATATCTTGAAGGGTAGGAAAGTAACTTCAGTTGTCGTGTTAGCCCCTGTTGAAACTGAGGCTTTGAACGGTGACCATTCCAGGGCCGAACGCGCAACTAGCACTAGCTTAAAAGGCATTAAGTTCGTCGCTGGTGACAGCCTGTACGACTTGCTGAAACGGCCATCGAAGGAGAATTTCGAGAAATGGCTTGACACTGAAAAGAAGACAGAGTCAGATCTCCAGTCAGTTATTCTACTTGTGCTCGG GAATGATACGGCTCCAGAAGAAAAGGAAATCTTCATGTACGACGTATCGTCAGGCAACGTTAACAAGCTCAGTGGTGAACTCTCAAACGCCTTTGTTGAAGCAGCTGAAAACAACTCACTCAGCAAAGATATTGAAAAACTCGCTATAGAAGGAGAAGGGACTCCTGAAAACTTCGACAAGGAATCAGACGACAAGATCTCTGAAGGATCGGAAAACGTGCCATTATTAGTAGACTTGTCTGGCCTCAGCCTAGACCAAGAAAACAGCAATCAAGTGTCAATATCATCGGGATATAGTAAAACAAAACTCGGCCGATCATTAAGAAGGCATTCATAA